The Victivallis sp. Marseille-Q1083 genome has a window encoding:
- a CDS encoding SDR family oxidoreductase codes for MEHSLRHARILITGGAGFIGSNLVEYFLARDNEVVALDNFMTGRRDNLAGYAAHPAFRLLEGDIRDRQLCRRAVDGIDYILHEAALGSVPRSLRDPVTTTEVNVSGFVNLLFAAQAAGVKRFVYAASSSTYGNSPALPKREETIGKPLSPYAITKYVDELFAANFTELYGIETIGLRYFNVFGRRQDPQGAYAAVVPKFAAALLQHRPPVINGDGSYSRDFTYIDNVLQANELALLAECPEALNTVYNIAGGERTTLLQLFQALRDSLGRFDPAVVAIEPQYGPPRPGDIPHSLADIGKARTLLGYRPQFDVQTGLRQAAEWYYRHLAE; via the coding sequence ATGGAACACTCCCTGCGCCATGCCCGAATCCTGATCACCGGCGGTGCCGGTTTCATCGGTTCCAATCTGGTCGAATATTTTCTGGCTCGGGACAATGAAGTCGTCGCGCTCGACAACTTCATGACCGGCCGGCGGGACAACCTGGCCGGGTATGCCGCCCACCCGGCGTTCCGGCTGCTCGAAGGCGATATCCGCGACCGGCAGCTTTGCCGCCGGGCGGTCGACGGCATCGATTACATCCTGCACGAAGCGGCGCTCGGTTCGGTGCCGCGTTCGCTCCGGGATCCGGTCACCACGACGGAAGTGAATGTTTCCGGTTTCGTCAATTTGCTTTTCGCCGCCCAGGCCGCCGGGGTCAAGCGGTTCGTATATGCCGCCAGCTCGTCGACCTACGGCAACAGTCCGGCGCTGCCGAAACGCGAGGAGACCATCGGCAAGCCGTTGAGCCCGTACGCGATCACCAAATACGTCGACGAACTTTTCGCCGCCAATTTCACCGAACTCTACGGCATCGAAACGATCGGCCTGCGCTACTTCAACGTCTTCGGCCGGCGGCAGGACCCGCAAGGCGCCTATGCGGCGGTGGTACCGAAATTCGCCGCCGCACTGCTGCAACACCGGCCGCCGGTCATCAACGGCGACGGCAGTTACTCCCGGGATTTCACCTACATCGACAATGTACTGCAGGCCAACGAACTGGCTTTGCTGGCAGAATGCCCGGAAGCGCTCAACACCGTCTACAACATCGCCGGCGGAGAACGAACCACTCTGCTGCAGCTTTTCCAGGCTCTGCGCGACTCGCTCGGCCGGTTCGATCCGGCCGTCGTCGCCATCGAACCGCAGTACGGCCCGCCGCGGCCCGGCGACATTCCGCATTCGCTGGCGGACATCGGCAAGGCCCGGACGCTGCTCGGATACCGGCCGCAATTCGATGTTCAGACCGGCCTCCGGCAGGCGGCCGAATGGTATTACCGTCATCTGGCCGAATGA
- a CDS encoding nucleotide sugar dehydrogenase, with amino-acid sequence MNTLRKINAGEIKIGVIGLGYVGLPLAVEFGRQFDTVGFDVKPERLAMLRDGVDLTLETAAEDLAAARLLRYSDDPASLRDRDIFIVTVPTPVDRYNRPNLTPLLRASETVGKALKPGAVVVYESTVYPGCTEEECVPVLEKYSNLKFNRDFFCGYSPERINPGDKEHTLTKILKITSGSTPEAADAVDALYNRILTAGTYRVSSLKVAEAAKVIENSQRDLNIAFVNELAKIFHLIGIDTNEVLEAAGTKWNFLNFKPGLVGGHCIGVDPYYLTHKAQALGYLPEVILAGRHINDGMGKYIAVEIVKLMIRKEQRISGAKVLLLGITFKENCPDIRNSHAVDVARGLEEFGCRVTVYDPWAAPAEVEREYRLHSTQCPEELAVAGYDAIVLAVAHREFTALDVRQFGNPQTVIYDIKGVLPKEWTDGRL; translated from the coding sequence GTGAACACGTTACGAAAAATCAATGCCGGCGAAATCAAAATCGGCGTGATCGGCCTCGGCTACGTCGGCTTGCCGCTGGCGGTGGAGTTCGGCAGGCAATTCGATACCGTCGGGTTCGATGTCAAGCCGGAACGCCTGGCAATGCTGCGCGACGGCGTCGACCTGACGCTGGAGACCGCCGCGGAAGACCTGGCGGCAGCCCGCCTGCTGCGTTATTCAGACGACCCCGCCAGCCTGCGGGACCGCGATATTTTCATCGTCACGGTGCCGACTCCGGTCGACCGCTACAACCGTCCCAACCTGACGCCGCTGCTCCGGGCCAGCGAAACGGTCGGCAAGGCCCTGAAACCCGGCGCCGTCGTCGTTTACGAAAGCACCGTCTATCCGGGCTGTACCGAAGAGGAGTGCGTACCGGTGCTGGAAAAATACAGCAACTTGAAATTCAACCGGGATTTCTTCTGCGGTTACAGCCCGGAACGCATCAACCCCGGCGACAAGGAACACACGCTGACGAAAATCCTGAAAATCACCTCCGGCTCGACGCCGGAAGCCGCCGACGCCGTCGATGCCTTGTACAACCGCATTCTGACCGCCGGGACCTACCGGGTAAGCAGTCTGAAGGTGGCGGAAGCGGCCAAAGTCATCGAGAACTCGCAGCGCGATTTGAACATCGCCTTTGTCAACGAACTGGCCAAAATCTTCCATCTGATCGGCATCGACACCAACGAAGTGCTCGAAGCAGCCGGCACCAAGTGGAATTTTCTGAATTTCAAGCCGGGGCTGGTCGGCGGTCACTGCATCGGCGTCGATCCGTATTATCTGACTCACAAAGCCCAGGCGCTCGGCTATCTGCCGGAAGTCATCCTGGCCGGCCGGCACATCAACGACGGCATGGGCAAATATATCGCCGTGGAGATCGTCAAGCTGATGATCCGCAAGGAACAGCGGATCTCCGGCGCCAAAGTGCTGCTGCTGGGAATCACCTTCAAGGAGAACTGTCCGGACATCCGCAATTCACATGCGGTCGACGTCGCCCGGGGACTGGAGGAATTCGGCTGCCGGGTGACGGTTTACGACCCGTGGGCGGCGCCGGCAGAGGTGGAACGCGAATATCGGCTGCATTCGACCCAATGTCCGGAAGAGTTGGCCGTTGCCGGCTACGACGCCATCGTACTGGCGGTGGCGCACCGCGAATTCACCGCTCTGGACGTCCGGCAATTCGGCAATCCGCAGACGGTCATCTACGATATCAAAGGGGTTCTGCCCAAAGAGTGGACCGACGGAAGGCTGTAA
- a CDS encoding GDP-L-fucose synthase, whose amino-acid sequence METIPRHAAIYIAGHRGMVGSAVERRFRRGGYQKLLTRTRRELDLRDRQAVEAFFAANPIDYVVLAAARVGGIQANLTQPAEFLLDNLEIQNNVIMAAFRHGVKKLCFLGSSCIYPRACPQPIKEEYLLGGPLEPTNEGYALAKIAGYKLCRYLTRQYGFNTISLMPCNLYGTNDNYDPVASHVFPALVRRFVEAADRGVPAVTLWGSGAPLREFLHVDDLAEAVYFFLQHHDDPEFVNIGSGEELSIRKLAGLIAAAAGFRGTINWDPAKPDGMPRKLLDSSKAGALGWRPAVSLAEGIRRTIAEYRGLAGTGNNVSASKNHHRETELEK is encoded by the coding sequence ATGGAAACGATTCCCCGTCACGCCGCCATCTATATCGCCGGTCACCGCGGCATGGTCGGCAGCGCCGTCGAGCGCCGTTTCCGCCGGGGCGGTTACCAGAAGCTGCTGACCAGAACCCGCCGGGAGTTGGATTTGCGCGACCGGCAGGCCGTCGAAGCGTTTTTCGCCGCCAACCCGATCGATTATGTCGTCCTGGCGGCGGCCAGGGTCGGCGGCATCCAGGCCAACCTGACCCAGCCGGCCGAATTCCTGCTCGACAACCTGGAAATTCAGAATAACGTCATCATGGCCGCTTTCCGGCACGGAGTCAAAAAACTCTGTTTCCTCGGCAGCAGTTGCATCTATCCGCGCGCCTGCCCGCAGCCGATCAAAGAGGAGTATCTGCTCGGCGGCCCGCTGGAACCGACCAATGAGGGCTACGCCCTGGCCAAAATCGCCGGTTACAAATTGTGCCGTTATCTGACCCGGCAGTACGGATTCAACACCATCAGCCTGATGCCCTGCAATCTCTACGGTACCAACGACAATTACGATCCGGTCGCTTCGCACGTCTTTCCGGCGCTGGTCCGCCGGTTCGTCGAAGCGGCCGACCGGGGAGTGCCGGCGGTGACGCTGTGGGGCAGCGGCGCTCCGCTGCGGGAATTCCTGCACGTCGACGACCTGGCCGAAGCGGTCTACTTTTTCCTGCAGCATCATGACGATCCGGAGTTCGTCAACATTGGTTCCGGCGAGGAGTTGAGCATCCGGAAACTGGCTGGATTGATCGCCGCCGCCGCCGGCTTCCGCGGCACCATCAATTGGGACCCGGCCAAACCGGACGGCATGCCGCGCAAATTGCTGGACAGTTCCAAAGCCGGGGCGCTGGGCTGGCGGCCGGCGGTTTCGCTGGCGGAAGGCATCCGCCGGACCATTGCCGAATACCGCGGCCTGGCCGGAACCGGAAACAATGTTTCAGCAAGCAAAAATCACCATCGAGAAACGGAGCTGGAGAAGTGA
- the gmd gene encoding GDP-mannose 4,6-dehydratase: MTKRALLTGITGQDGSYLAELLLQKGYEVHGIIRRASSFNTARIDHLYQDQHEENVRLFLHYGDLTASSNLTRLIGEIQPDEIYNLGAQSHVQVSFELPEYTTDVDAVGTLRLLDAIRATGVRTRFYQASTSELFGQVLEIPQSETTPFAPRSPYAVAKQYAFWITRNYREAYGLHASNGILFNHESPRRGETFVTRKITMAVARIHRQLQECLYIGNLDVGRDWGFAPDYVKMMWLMLQQEEPDDYVAATGEMHTVREFIEKSFALVGRPVEWRNCGVDEIGIDTTTGQTVVRVDPRYFRPAEVERLLGDAGKAKRQLNWTPTVKFNQLVEIMTTADLRLLDNPKYELGF; this comes from the coding sequence ATGACCAAGCGGGCTTTGCTCACCGGCATTACCGGTCAGGACGGCTCTTATCTGGCGGAGCTGCTGCTGCAGAAGGGCTACGAGGTCCACGGCATCATCCGGCGCGCCAGCTCGTTCAACACGGCGCGCATCGACCATTTGTACCAGGACCAGCACGAAGAAAATGTCCGGCTGTTTCTGCACTACGGCGATTTGACCGCCTCAAGCAACCTGACCCGGCTGATCGGCGAAATCCAGCCGGATGAAATTTACAACCTCGGCGCCCAATCCCACGTTCAGGTCTCCTTCGAACTGCCGGAATACACCACCGACGTCGATGCGGTCGGGACGCTGCGCCTGCTGGACGCCATCCGCGCCACCGGAGTCCGCACCCGTTTCTATCAGGCTTCGACCTCGGAACTGTTCGGACAGGTGCTCGAAATACCGCAGTCGGAAACGACGCCGTTCGCGCCGCGGTCGCCCTATGCGGTGGCCAAACAATACGCCTTCTGGATCACCCGCAACTACCGGGAGGCCTACGGGCTGCACGCCAGCAACGGCATCCTGTTCAATCACGAGTCGCCGCGCCGCGGCGAAACTTTCGTCACCCGCAAAATTACCATGGCAGTCGCCCGGATTCACCGCCAGTTGCAGGAATGCTTGTACATCGGCAACCTGGATGTCGGCCGCGACTGGGGCTTCGCGCCGGATTACGTCAAGATGATGTGGCTGATGCTGCAGCAGGAGGAGCCGGATGACTACGTTGCGGCGACCGGCGAAATGCACACGGTCCGCGAATTCATCGAGAAATCCTTCGCGCTGGTCGGCCGGCCGGTGGAGTGGCGCAATTGCGGTGTCGACGAAATCGGCATCGACACCACCACCGGCCAGACGGTGGTCCGGGTCGATCCGCGTTATTTCCGGCCGGCGGAAGTGGAACGCCTGCTCGGCGACGCCGGCAAAGCCAAACGCCAACTCAACTGGACGCCGACGGTCAAATTCAACCAACTGGTCGAAATCATGACGACAGCGGACCTGCGGCTGCTAGACAACCCGAAATACGAACTGGGATTTTAA
- a CDS encoding mannose-1-phosphate guanylyltransferase, which translates to MNLYAVIMAGGRGERFWPLGRRDTPKQLLKLTCDNSMLEETVLRLLPLLKPENILVVTNRQYVRQIQQLLPIPEENVIGEPIGRDTAPCVALAAGMILRRSGGPATMIMLPADQAIRPAKLLQRTLQTAADAAQSGALVTIGIRPTEAATGYGYIQLGPHLGGDLYQVDGFREKPGRELAEQFLAAGNFRWNSGIFVWTVEAIVRAFGECCPALRLLTERLASAPDPAAVIEREFPRSPKISIDYAVMENAENIQMVDGRFDWDDVGSWKALRKQFKSDPAGNVCRGPVVTLGSEDCILISEPDHLLGVVGVRDLVVVKAGNATLVCPVEQVQQVKVLVQQIAERQLDEYL; encoded by the coding sequence ATGAATTTATATGCGGTGATCATGGCCGGCGGGCGCGGCGAGCGTTTCTGGCCGCTCGGCCGGCGGGATACGCCGAAACAGTTGCTGAAGCTGACTTGCGACAACAGCATGCTGGAGGAGACGGTGCTGCGTTTGCTGCCGTTGTTGAAGCCGGAAAATATCCTGGTGGTCACCAACCGGCAGTACGTCCGGCAGATTCAGCAGTTGCTGCCGATTCCGGAGGAGAACGTCATCGGCGAACCGATCGGCCGCGATACGGCGCCGTGCGTGGCACTGGCGGCCGGAATGATACTGCGCCGGTCCGGCGGTCCGGCGACGATGATCATGCTGCCGGCCGACCAGGCCATCCGGCCGGCCAAGCTGCTGCAGCGGACCTTGCAGACGGCCGCGGACGCGGCGCAAAGCGGCGCGCTGGTGACCATCGGCATCCGGCCGACCGAAGCGGCGACCGGTTACGGCTATATTCAGCTGGGACCGCATCTCGGCGGGGATTTGTACCAGGTCGACGGTTTCCGGGAGAAGCCGGGCAGAGAATTGGCCGAACAGTTTCTGGCGGCCGGTAACTTCCGCTGGAACAGCGGTATTTTCGTCTGGACGGTGGAGGCGATTGTCCGGGCGTTCGGTGAATGTTGCCCGGCCTTGCGGCTATTGACCGAACGCTTGGCCTCGGCGCCGGACCCGGCGGCGGTCATCGAACGGGAATTCCCGCGCAGTCCGAAAATTTCCATCGACTACGCGGTGATGGAAAATGCCGAAAATATCCAGATGGTCGACGGCCGTTTCGACTGGGATGATGTCGGCAGTTGGAAGGCGCTGCGCAAACAGTTCAAATCCGACCCGGCCGGCAACGTCTGCCGCGGCCCGGTGGTGACGCTCGGCAGCGAGGACTGCATTCTGATCAGTGAGCCGGACCATCTGCTCGGCGTCGTCGGCGTCCGCGATCTGGTCGTCGTCAAGGCGGGCAATGCGACGCTGGTTTGCCCGGTCGAACAGGTGCAGCAGGTGAAGGTGCTGGTGCAGCAGATCGCCGAGCGCCAGTTGGACGAATATCTGTGA
- a CDS encoding UDP-glucose 6-dehydrogenase, with protein MGKNILCIGAGYVGGPTMAVIADRCPDYKVTVVDINADRIAAWNSPQLPIYEPGLEDVVARCRNRNLFYSTDVAGGIREADIIFVSVNTPTKTFGAGAGRAADLQYLEKTARSIVEYADRDKIVVEKSTLPVRTAQAMSRILHSNTKGLKFQIISNPEFLAEGTAINDLQNPDRVLIGGMETPEGQRAIEEVAAIYANWVPREKIITTNLWSSELTKLVSNALLAQRVSSVNSIAALCEKTEANITEVAAAAGRDSRIGPKFLKASVGFGGSCFKKDILNLVYLCGYYGLPEVAEYWEQVVRMNDFQARRFVSNMLSAMFNTVADKKIAILGFAFKADTGDTRESPAIAVCRQLLEEHARLAIFDPKALENAKLDLAGECGEITYCRSPYEAVEGAHAVAVLTEWACFRELDYRRIFDLMEKPAFLFDGRNLLDHQTLYRIGFNIYPIGQKALTHF; from the coding sequence ATGGGTAAGAATATTTTGTGTATTGGCGCCGGTTACGTCGGCGGCCCGACCATGGCGGTGATTGCCGACCGGTGTCCCGACTACAAAGTGACCGTCGTCGATATCAACGCCGACCGGATCGCGGCATGGAATTCTCCGCAGTTGCCGATTTACGAACCGGGGTTGGAAGACGTGGTGGCGCGCTGCCGCAACCGCAATTTGTTTTATTCGACCGATGTCGCCGGGGGGATCCGGGAGGCGGACATCATTTTCGTCAGCGTCAACACGCCGACGAAGACTTTCGGCGCCGGCGCCGGCCGGGCGGCCGATCTGCAGTATCTGGAGAAAACCGCCCGCAGCATCGTCGAATATGCCGACCGCGATAAAATCGTCGTCGAAAAAAGCACGCTGCCGGTGCGGACCGCCCAAGCGATGAGCCGGATTCTGCACTCCAACACCAAAGGGTTGAAATTCCAGATCATTTCGAATCCGGAATTTCTGGCCGAAGGGACGGCGATCAACGATCTGCAGAATCCGGACCGGGTGCTGATCGGCGGTATGGAAACGCCGGAAGGACAGCGGGCGATTGAGGAAGTGGCGGCGATCTATGCCAACTGGGTGCCGCGGGAGAAGATCATCACCACCAATTTGTGGTCGAGCGAATTGACCAAGCTGGTTTCCAATGCGCTGCTGGCCCAGCGGGTTTCGTCGGTGAACAGCATTGCAGCATTGTGCGAAAAGACCGAGGCGAACATCACCGAGGTGGCCGCCGCCGCCGGCCGGGACAGCCGGATCGGTCCGAAATTCCTCAAAGCCAGCGTCGGCTTCGGCGGCTCCTGCTTCAAAAAGGATATTCTGAATCTGGTTTATCTGTGCGGTTACTACGGTTTGCCGGAAGTGGCGGAGTACTGGGAGCAGGTGGTCAGGATGAATGATTTCCAGGCGCGGCGCTTTGTCAGCAATATGTTGTCGGCGATGTTCAATACGGTGGCCGACAAGAAAATCGCCATTCTCGGTTTTGCGTTCAAGGCGGATACCGGCGATACGCGGGAATCTCCGGCGATCGCGGTTTGCCGGCAGTTGCTCGAAGAGCACGCCCGGCTGGCGATCTTCGATCCGAAGGCGCTGGAGAATGCCAAACTGGACCTGGCCGGGGAATGCGGAGAGATCACTTATTGCCGGTCGCCTTACGAGGCGGTCGAAGGGGCTCACGCCGTCGCGGTGCTGACCGAATGGGCCTGCTTCCGCGAACTGGATTACCGGCGGATTTTCGATCTGATGGAAAAACCGGCTTTCCTGTTCGACGGCCGGAATCTTTTGGACCACCAGACACTTTATCGGATCGGCTTCAATATCTATCCGATCGGGCAGAAGGCATTGACTCATTTTTAA
- a CDS encoding phosphotransferase enzyme family protein: MRTQGEIRNICAKFVVYGDFLVAVPFGTGHINDTYQVTYDQGGIRLHYTLQRINHMVFTDPRRVMENIDRVTQHLLRKIHQKRVETRRRTVRLLRTFADLPYVQADDGTFWRMYIFVEHARSYDVLENEAQAFCIAKAFGEFQCDLTDLPGPRLHETIPDFHNTPRRIEHLEKALKEDRAGRAKEVQREVDFIMQRKDETGLLLKLNASGDIPERITHNDTKANNILIDDLSGEGICVIDLDTVMPGLALYDFGDMVRSGTTPAEEDEVDLSKVYMQYSMFEALLRGFFSSCREFLTEAEREYLPFSGKLITLEIGIRFLTDYLNGDVYFKIRRPGQNLDRCRNQLKLVVSMEEQMDRMLGLLNTL; the protein is encoded by the coding sequence ATGCGCACACAGGGAGAAATCAGGAATATTTGTGCGAAATTTGTCGTATACGGCGACTTTCTGGTGGCGGTGCCGTTCGGTACCGGCCACATCAACGACACTTATCAGGTTACTTACGATCAGGGCGGCATCCGGCTGCACTATACGCTGCAGCGGATCAATCATATGGTTTTTACCGATCCGCGCCGGGTGATGGAGAACATCGACCGGGTAACGCAGCATCTGTTGCGCAAAATTCACCAGAAACGGGTGGAGACCCGGCGCCGGACAGTGCGTTTGCTGCGCACTTTTGCCGACCTTCCTTACGTACAGGCCGACGACGGCACCTTCTGGCGGATGTATATTTTTGTCGAACACGCCAGAAGTTATGACGTGCTGGAAAATGAGGCGCAGGCGTTCTGCATCGCCAAAGCCTTCGGCGAATTTCAGTGCGATTTGACCGATTTGCCGGGGCCGCGGCTGCACGAGACGATTCCGGACTTTCACAATACGCCGCGGCGGATCGAGCACTTGGAAAAGGCGTTGAAAGAAGACCGGGCCGGCCGGGCCAAAGAGGTGCAGCGTGAAGTCGATTTCATCATGCAGCGCAAGGATGAGACCGGATTGCTGTTGAAATTGAACGCCTCCGGCGATATTCCGGAGCGCATCACCCACAATGACACCAAAGCCAACAATATTCTGATCGACGATTTGAGTGGAGAAGGCATCTGCGTCATCGACCTGGATACGGTGATGCCCGGATTGGCGCTGTACGACTTCGGCGACATGGTCCGCTCCGGCACGACGCCGGCGGAAGAGGATGAAGTCGATTTGAGCAAGGTTTATATGCAGTATTCGATGTTCGAAGCGCTGCTGCGCGGTTTTTTCAGCAGTTGCCGCGAGTTCCTGACCGAAGCCGAGCGGGAATACCTGCCTTTTTCCGGTAAATTGATCACCCTGGAAATCGGCATCCGTTTCCTGACCGATTACCTGAACGGCGATGTTTATTTCAAAATACGGCGTCCCGGCCAGAATCTCGACCGCTGCCGCAACCAGTTGAAGCTGGTTGTGTCGATGGAAGAGCAGATGGACCGGATGCTGGGGCTGTTGAATACGCTGTAA
- a CDS encoding nucleoside hydrolase: protein MFSNPKPIPVILDTDIGGDIDDAWALAFLLNCPEVELKMVLTATGDTTYSAKIAAKMLTIAGRTDIPVGIGRPTRPEAAWRTVAAYVADDDLADYAGTVYPDGIAALIELIDEQPTPVTLTGIAALSNVAELLERRPDLAGKVDFVGMHGSIRQGIGGEPGPVAEYNVKMDVAAARKVFQAPWRSMAITPLDTCGLVRLDGELYRRLYHSADPLLQSLFRQYRLWHREVQAPWPVDQSSSTLFDTVAALMTFSRRFLHFKTLPLAVTDDGHTVVRPAAGNRIDTAVAWHDLEAFRNFLAARLLSRQPLPGTPSRTAATLPAWETLPL, encoded by the coding sequence ATGTTTTCAAACCCGAAGCCGATCCCGGTCATTCTCGATACCGACATCGGCGGCGACATCGACGATGCCTGGGCGCTGGCTTTTCTGCTGAATTGTCCGGAAGTGGAACTCAAAATGGTATTGACGGCCACCGGCGACACCACCTACAGCGCCAAAATCGCTGCCAAAATGCTCACTATCGCCGGCCGTACCGACATTCCGGTCGGCATCGGCCGGCCGACCCGGCCGGAAGCCGCCTGGCGGACCGTCGCCGCCTATGTCGCCGATGACGATCTGGCCGATTACGCCGGGACAGTCTATCCGGACGGCATCGCCGCGCTGATCGAATTGATCGATGAACAGCCAACTCCGGTGACGCTGACCGGCATCGCCGCGCTGAGCAACGTCGCCGAACTGCTGGAACGCCGGCCCGACCTGGCCGGCAAAGTAGATTTCGTCGGCATGCACGGCAGCATCCGCCAGGGCATCGGCGGCGAACCCGGACCGGTCGCGGAGTACAATGTCAAAATGGATGTCGCAGCAGCCCGGAAAGTCTTTCAGGCACCGTGGCGCTCAATGGCCATCACCCCGCTGGACACCTGCGGCCTCGTCCGGCTCGACGGTGAACTCTACCGGCGTTTGTACCACTCCGCCGATCCGCTGCTGCAAAGCCTCTTCCGTCAATACCGCCTGTGGCACCGGGAAGTGCAGGCGCCGTGGCCGGTCGACCAGAGCAGTTCCACGCTATTCGATACGGTGGCGGCCCTGATGACCTTCTCGCGCCGCTTCCTGCACTTCAAAACCTTGCCGCTGGCCGTCACCGATGACGGCCATACCGTCGTCCGGCCGGCGGCCGGCAACCGGATCGACACGGCGGTGGCCTGGCACGATCTGGAAGCATTCCGGAATTTTCTGGCCGCCCGCCTGCTGTCGCGCCAGCCCCTTCCCGGCACCCCAAGCCGGACAGCAGCAACGCTCCCCGCCTGGGAAACGCTGCCGCTTTGA